The following proteins come from a genomic window of Gynuella sunshinyii YC6258:
- the gloA gene encoding lactoylglutathione lyase, with the protein MRLLHTMIRVGNLQRSIDFYTNVLGMKLLRQSDNEAYKYSLAFLGYGEESEATVIELTYNWGVESYDMGNAFGHLAIEVDDVYSACDQIKAAGGQVTREPGPVKGGTTEIAFVRDPDGYAIELIAAKGAGQGLEG; encoded by the coding sequence ATGCGGTTACTACATACTATGATTCGAGTGGGCAATCTGCAGCGTTCGATCGATTTTTATACCAATGTACTGGGTATGAAATTGCTGCGTCAGTCCGATAATGAGGCGTACAAGTATTCTCTGGCGTTTCTGGGATATGGTGAGGAGTCTGAAGCGACGGTTATCGAACTGACCTATAACTGGGGTGTTGAAAGCTACGACATGGGGAACGCTTTTGGCCATCTGGCCATTGAAGTGGACGATGTCTACAGTGCCTGCGATCAGATCAAGGCTGCCGGTGGTCAGGTCACCCGCGAACCGGGCCCGGTCAAAGGTGGCACAACCGAGATTGCATTCGTGCGTGACCCCGACGGATATGCTATCGAATTGATTGCTGCCAAAGGTGCCGGCCAAGGTCTGGAAGGTTAA
- a CDS encoding GNAT family N-acetyltransferase, with amino-acid sequence MFSVESCPPDHPELQVLMDELSQTLQRMTGDDGRGSFVAEDLAQQGYLLRVQEQAVGCCVVRSHAPGVAELKRMYSRIPGGGRALLIPVEQATLQYGYQKLILATRQVNHNAISFYHKMGYRHCEPYGKYRSSDVSICMEKIL; translated from the coding sequence ATGTTCAGTGTGGAGAGCTGCCCACCGGACCATCCCGAGTTGCAGGTGTTGATGGATGAACTGTCGCAGACATTGCAGCGAATGACGGGAGACGATGGTCGAGGTTCCTTTGTGGCCGAAGATCTGGCGCAACAAGGGTATCTGCTACGAGTTCAAGAGCAGGCCGTGGGGTGCTGTGTGGTACGCTCCCATGCACCGGGGGTGGCCGAGCTAAAACGTATGTATTCCAGGATTCCTGGCGGGGGGCGGGCACTATTGATACCGGTTGAACAGGCGACACTTCAGTATGGCTATCAAAAGCTGATACTGGCTACCCGGCAGGTCAATCACAACGCTATCAGTTTTTATCACAAGATGGGTTATCGCCATTGTGAACCCTATGGTAAATACCGGAGCAGTGATGTTTCCATCTGTATGGAAAAAATACTCTAA
- a CDS encoding alpha/beta hydrolase codes for MQTIENMRAGYRAMIPAAGTPDEVAEARSIRFSATDPQRMLEARLYIPKDMEGQSGLPVVLFFHGGGFVSGDFDTHDVLVRAIANRAGVLVLVVNYRLAPEYPFPAALEDAYATAMWVEAHAEEIGADRHRIAVAGDSAGANLATELTMLVRDTHGPKVIAQWLMYGSLSNRMDTASWQQYGETGFPSRAQNQAFIDAYVPEGISLDNPRVAPLWGSHNDLPPALMQVGELDPLRDENMAYAEALEVAGVEVRLRLYKGHQHGFIQFFKDHVNNPDGEHALNEGVVFLRKMFDLTGD; via the coding sequence ATGCAAACAATTGAAAACATGCGAGCCGGTTATCGTGCCATGATCCCGGCCGCTGGAACGCCTGATGAGGTCGCGGAGGCTCGCAGTATCCGGTTTTCGGCTACTGATCCGCAGCGGATGTTGGAAGCGCGGCTGTATATCCCCAAAGATATGGAGGGCCAGTCCGGACTGCCCGTTGTGCTGTTCTTTCATGGCGGCGGCTTTGTATCCGGCGATTTTGATACCCATGATGTACTGGTGCGGGCCATTGCCAACCGGGCCGGGGTTCTGGTATTGGTGGTGAACTATCGGCTGGCTCCGGAATATCCTTTTCCGGCGGCGCTGGAGGATGCATATGCAACGGCTATGTGGGTTGAGGCGCATGCTGAGGAAATTGGTGCGGATCGTCATCGGATTGCAGTGGCCGGGGACAGCGCCGGTGCCAATCTGGCAACAGAGCTGACGATGTTGGTGCGTGATACTCATGGCCCCAAAGTCATCGCCCAGTGGCTGATGTATGGGTCACTGAGCAATCGTATGGATACCGCCTCCTGGCAGCAATACGGCGAAACAGGTTTTCCCTCCCGGGCACAGAATCAGGCATTTATTGATGCCTATGTGCCTGAAGGGATCAGCCTGGATAATCCACGTGTGGCACCGCTATGGGGGAGTCACAACGACCTGCCTCCAGCACTGATGCAGGTTGGTGAGCTGGATCCGCTGAGAGATGAAAATATGGCTTATGCCGAAGCTTTGGAGGTCGCCGGAGTCGAAGTCAGACTAAGGCTCTACAAAGGACATCAGCATGGCTTCATACAATTTTTCAAAGACCATGTTAACAATCCGGACGGAGAGCATGCGTTGAATGAGGGTGTGGTGTTTTTGCGGAAAATGTTCGATCTGACGGGCGATTGA
- the cyaB gene encoding class IV adenylate cyclase translates to MNNQHFIGQYEVEFKYRLPSKTLFWQTLTSMPYETMLENNIEQDLYFDTPDRELTRHHKSLCIRQMRPSDICLWIVKGPEPDRCEAVNITDTSKAASMLKTMGYEVIQTMTKTRSIYFLGEYHITLDHLEGLGDFAEFAIMTDEQVLLERYKVELKELAARFGLTDADLETRSYRNMVEAG, encoded by the coding sequence TTGAACAACCAGCATTTCATTGGCCAATACGAGGTCGAATTTAAATACCGCCTGCCATCAAAAACGTTATTTTGGCAAACGCTCACATCCATGCCATACGAGACCATGCTGGAAAACAACATCGAGCAGGATCTCTATTTTGACACGCCGGACAGAGAACTCACCCGTCATCACAAAAGTTTATGTATTCGGCAAATGCGACCCTCAGATATCTGCTTGTGGATTGTTAAAGGACCGGAACCGGACCGCTGCGAAGCCGTCAACATTACCGATACCAGCAAGGCCGCCAGCATGCTCAAGACCATGGGTTATGAGGTCATACAAACGATGACCAAAACCCGCAGCATATACTTTCTCGGGGAATACCATATCACCCTGGATCATCTGGAAGGTCTGGGGGATTTTGCCGAGTTCGCCATCATGACGGATGAACAAGTACTACTGGAGCGTTACAAAGTGGAACTGAAGGAACTGGCCGCCCGTTTCGGTCTGACGGATGCCGATCTGGAAACCCGTTCCTATCGCAATATGGTTGAGGCCGGTTGA
- a CDS encoding putative bifunctional diguanylate cyclase/phosphodiesterase: MKLRVRFLINLSTVAVLLVLVFGFLVKDMIDDRISKELDESLHNYFSQSHAIVQNTMNTMANHLNLIASDNLIVDFFAVPDEHHNPIFQSDLSRELQRYIAYNPSYLSVAVLMLDGQEIVLRNRNDYLAKGMDSYAQTLVDKFDQEPLTQFHLFVSKQHNMNVLSAYYPVFTGTPKDLILAGMVRITVEMESIFNELRSPRYEAFFITGHQTIFDPLSSNAELLQAVTSLDQMVEHPFKIATGLMSSGIELVVMTSRAEWMAEGWEVSIRSTSLVVLATAALMLLFFVLLSRQILAPIENFSRVLLKADPIADVPDFLPKRDDEIGLLQTRFQELMRRLNRSSRVLEQQAYTDSLTGLPNRAALYKLLEYHLSRPHEASFAVMFLDLDGFKKINDFYGHKFGDMFLRRVTERLRGLIAPDQQFNIRDLSLTENYLFRLGGDEFTVVLSDPQQVAIVADAIIKSFQNGFNVNDQLVYAGTSVGIAICPEHAIETSRLLQQADLAMYSAKRQGKMRYQLFNGELEEIESRRLYVEYRVRQAIDQGLFHAQFQAKVDTDTREIIGFEALARLSDEEGMAIPPNDFISIAQEQGVLDLVTFSVLEQSCQLLQQLGQPHMVAAINICPQQLNDIRFLSAMRYILWRYQVLPYQIELELTEDQIIENSGEIARNLNLVREFGFRTALDDFGVGYSSMGHLKRFRFDTLKLDRIFVSEEDFNSDTARAIINAIRMIASILDMEIVAEGVENRMQLDFLRRAGIPSAQGYYISPPLDQQPFVEFFQAGRD, translated from the coding sequence ATGAAATTAAGAGTTCGGTTTCTGATCAACCTGAGTACGGTCGCAGTATTGTTAGTTTTGGTGTTCGGTTTTCTGGTCAAGGACATGATCGATGATCGTATCAGCAAGGAACTTGACGAGAGTCTTCATAACTATTTCTCGCAAAGCCATGCCATCGTTCAGAACACCATGAACACCATGGCCAATCACCTCAACCTGATTGCTTCTGACAATTTGATTGTGGATTTTTTTGCGGTTCCAGACGAGCACCATAATCCTATCTTTCAGAGTGATTTATCGCGGGAACTGCAGCGCTATATCGCCTATAACCCAAGTTATCTGTCGGTGGCGGTGTTAATGCTGGATGGCCAGGAAATAGTGTTGCGTAATCGTAATGACTATCTGGCAAAGGGTATGGATTCTTATGCACAGACATTGGTAGACAAATTTGACCAGGAGCCACTCACCCAGTTTCATCTGTTTGTTTCCAAGCAACATAACATGAATGTTTTGTCTGCTTACTATCCTGTTTTTACTGGTACCCCAAAGGATTTAATACTTGCAGGTATGGTCAGAATTACCGTTGAAATGGAGTCAATTTTCAACGAATTGCGTTCCCCTCGTTATGAAGCGTTTTTTATTACCGGGCATCAAACCATTTTCGATCCGCTTTCCAGCAATGCCGAATTATTACAGGCGGTGACCTCACTTGATCAGATGGTGGAACACCCATTTAAGATAGCGACTGGGCTTATGAGCAGCGGCATCGAACTGGTGGTGATGACATCACGGGCCGAATGGATGGCAGAAGGGTGGGAAGTATCGATTCGCTCCACATCACTGGTTGTGCTGGCCACCGCAGCGTTGATGTTGTTGTTTTTTGTGCTGCTGAGTCGACAGATCCTCGCCCCGATCGAAAACTTCAGCAGAGTGTTATTGAAAGCTGATCCGATTGCTGACGTGCCGGATTTTTTGCCGAAGCGGGACGATGAAATTGGGCTGCTGCAAACCCGTTTTCAGGAACTGATGCGACGGCTGAATCGCTCATCAAGAGTGCTGGAGCAACAAGCCTATACCGACAGCCTGACCGGATTGCCCAATCGGGCAGCGCTATACAAATTACTGGAATATCATCTGAGCCGGCCGCATGAGGCATCTTTTGCGGTGATGTTTCTTGATCTTGATGGCTTTAAAAAGATCAATGATTTCTATGGTCACAAATTTGGTGACATGTTTCTGCGTCGGGTGACGGAGCGCTTGCGCGGATTGATTGCTCCGGATCAGCAGTTCAATATCCGTGATCTGTCGCTGACGGAAAACTATCTGTTCCGGCTCGGCGGCGATGAGTTCACGGTGGTGCTCAGCGATCCCCAACAGGTTGCCATCGTGGCAGACGCAATTATCAAAAGCTTTCAGAATGGTTTCAATGTTAATGATCAGTTGGTGTATGCCGGTACCAGTGTTGGTATTGCCATCTGTCCTGAGCACGCCATTGAAACCTCCCGGCTGCTGCAACAGGCTGATTTGGCGATGTATTCCGCCAAACGTCAGGGCAAGATGCGATATCAGTTGTTTAATGGCGAATTGGAAGAGATTGAGTCGCGGCGCTTATATGTCGAGTACCGGGTGCGGCAGGCGATTGATCAGGGATTATTTCATGCACAATTTCAGGCCAAGGTGGATACCGATACCCGCGAAATCATCGGTTTCGAAGCGTTGGCGAGGTTGTCCGACGAAGAGGGGATGGCCATTCCGCCCAATGATTTCATCAGCATTGCTCAGGAGCAGGGAGTGTTGGATCTGGTGACTTTTTCAGTGTTGGAACAATCCTGTCAGTTGTTACAGCAACTAGGGCAGCCGCATATGGTTGCTGCCATTAATATCTGTCCCCAGCAACTTAATGACATTCGGTTTCTTTCAGCGATGCGCTATATTTTGTGGCGTTATCAGGTGCTGCCGTATCAGATCGAACTGGAACTGACGGAAGATCAGATCATTGAAAACAGCGGTGAAATTGCCCGCAATCTGAACTTGGTTCGGGAGTTCGGTTTTAGAACCGCACTGGATGATTTTGGCGTGGGTTATTCCTCTATGGGGCATCTGAAGCGGTTCCGGTTTGATACCCTCAAACTCGACCGGATTTTTGTCAGTGAAGAGGACTTTAACAGCGATACTGCCCGTGCCATTATCAATGCGATTCGAATGATCGCCAGCATATTGGATATGGAAATTGTCGCTGAAGGTGTTGAAAACCGGATGCAATTGGACTTCCTGCGACGAGCGGGTATTCCCAGTGCTCAGGGTTATTATATTTCCCCGCCTCTCGACCAGCAGCCATTTGTCGAGTTCTTTCAGGCCGGACGTGATTAA
- a CDS encoding DUF2164 domain-containing protein: protein MSMIEFSNEEKAIIVNKIKLYFRDELEQDIGQFEAEFLLDFFAEEIGTFFYNRGLYDAQAILEQRLESITDAIYELEKPTPFSR from the coding sequence ATGTCAATGATCGAATTTTCCAATGAAGAAAAAGCCATCATCGTCAACAAAATCAAACTGTATTTTCGGGATGAACTGGAACAGGATATCGGCCAGTTTGAAGCAGAGTTTTTGCTGGATTTTTTTGCCGAGGAAATCGGCACGTTTTTTTATAATCGGGGTCTCTATGATGCACAGGCCATTCTGGAACAACGACTGGAAAGTATCACTGACGCTATTTACGAACTCGAAAAGCCGACGCCTTTCAGCCGCTGA
- a CDS encoding CobW family GTP-binding protein: MSKLIPTNVITGFLGAGKTTVILELLKNRPTGERWAVLINEFGEIGIDAGIVQSLATDPGQLHIREVPGGCMCCTAGLPMQVALNQLIRQARPDRLLIEPTGLGHPREILATLHGRHYIDVLDIRATLTLVDARRIADSRYASHEIFRQQLEVADVVVASKADLYADGDLVNLKTYLQQLRQVSVEPVPVSLGVLPQHWLERPHAFHSHDHHHHHDDVFAISAELPDNGVLLRRNHGSGYHSIGWVFDRRYQFDQEALASLFMALDVERLKAVVRTDRGGCTYNLSDGVLSMNPVLNELEDSRIECLAEEDSGFTSLQQQLESCLTDGAE, encoded by the coding sequence ATGAGTAAGTTGATTCCCACCAATGTGATTACCGGCTTTTTGGGCGCTGGCAAAACCACCGTTATTCTTGAGCTGCTGAAAAACCGGCCGACAGGTGAACGTTGGGCAGTTTTGATCAATGAGTTTGGTGAAATCGGCATTGATGCCGGTATCGTGCAGAGTCTTGCGACAGACCCCGGGCAATTGCATATTCGCGAGGTTCCCGGTGGCTGCATGTGTTGTACTGCTGGCCTGCCTATGCAGGTGGCTCTGAACCAGCTGATCCGTCAGGCCCGACCTGACCGCCTGTTGATCGAACCTACCGGGTTGGGCCATCCACGGGAAATTCTGGCGACCTTACATGGCCGGCATTACATCGATGTGCTGGATATCCGCGCCACGCTGACCCTCGTGGATGCCCGGCGAATTGCAGACAGCCGCTATGCTTCCCATGAAATTTTCCGACAACAACTGGAAGTGGCTGATGTGGTGGTGGCGAGTAAAGCTGACCTGTATGCAGACGGTGACCTGGTGAACCTCAAAACCTATCTTCAGCAATTGCGGCAGGTATCGGTAGAACCGGTCCCTGTGAGCCTTGGCGTATTACCACAACATTGGTTGGAACGGCCTCATGCGTTTCATTCCCATGATCATCACCATCATCATGATGATGTGTTTGCCATATCTGCAGAGCTGCCGGACAACGGTGTACTTCTCCGTCGCAACCATGGCAGTGGTTATCACAGTATTGGCTGGGTGTTTGATCGGCGTTATCAGTTTGATCAGGAAGCACTGGCTTCTTTGTTTATGGCGTTGGATGTTGAACGTCTCAAAGCCGTGGTACGAACTGATCGGGGCGGTTGTACCTACAACCTGAGTGACGGCGTGCTGAGTATGAACCCGGTCTTAAATGAACTGGAAGATAGCCGTATCGAATGTCTGGCAGAAGAAGACAGCGGTTTTACCTCTCTGCAGCAACAGCTGGAGAGTTGCCTGACTGACGGGGCTGAGTGA
- a CDS encoding 4a-hydroxytetrahydrobiopterin dehydratase yields MTIQPASDQHLQAFLNSHPHWTVHNQKLHGQWVFENFVQAFAFMTAVALTAEAANHHPDWSNQYQRVTIDLTTHEAGGITQRDFELAEQIDRIVDHFQQGK; encoded by the coding sequence ATGACCATCCAACCCGCTTCGGATCAACACTTGCAGGCGTTTTTAAATAGCCATCCTCACTGGACCGTACACAATCAGAAACTGCATGGCCAGTGGGTATTTGAAAACTTTGTCCAGGCGTTTGCATTTATGACTGCCGTGGCGCTGACCGCCGAAGCAGCTAATCATCATCCCGATTGGTCCAATCAATACCAGCGGGTCACGATCGATCTGACCACTCATGAAGCCGGAGGCATCACTCAGCGGGATTTTGAACTGGCAGAGCAGATTGATCGTATTGTTGATCACTTTCAGCAGGGGAAATAA
- a CDS encoding acyltransferase family protein: MTNTLSPNTGSYLSHIHAFRGFAIINVVGAHSWSTLMYLIWGSDILKHMNLLYATTKMAFHGSTLYFAFISGLLFSKVLRNKGWKSFFKNKVLNVVAPYVVLSLFFLTTFWNWYLKSAADKGRPTEFIPALLDGIVFGRVLPHFWYIPVLLVIFLFTPLFQYLLHQPRFKWIILVLIVAPLIISRTTIPAFLSLQTLIYFSGAYVFGMWVGKDYNRTLAIISRYRGWLWCIAVAGSLALTLLILQRYESSHLIAWDQTIVYLQKTALICLILHYFSRHEAVLPRFLNLLGTYAFAIYFLHLAFTYLVARGLTGLISQHQDLLTLALSGLLVLTASIALSIVISKIIRLLLGRRSRILIGV, translated from the coding sequence GTGACCAATACTCTTTCCCCTAATACCGGTAGCTATCTTTCTCATATTCATGCATTCCGAGGTTTTGCCATCATTAATGTAGTCGGTGCGCATTCCTGGTCCACGTTGATGTATCTGATCTGGGGATCGGATATCCTCAAACATATGAACCTACTCTATGCAACAACCAAAATGGCCTTTCATGGTTCCACACTCTACTTTGCTTTTATTTCAGGTTTGTTGTTCAGCAAAGTTTTAAGAAATAAAGGCTGGAAATCATTTTTCAAAAACAAGGTATTGAATGTAGTAGCACCCTATGTGGTCTTAAGTTTATTTTTTCTCACCACATTCTGGAACTGGTATCTGAAAAGCGCGGCAGACAAAGGGCGACCCACAGAGTTTATTCCAGCCCTTCTCGATGGAATTGTGTTTGGCCGGGTATTACCACATTTCTGGTATATTCCAGTACTGCTTGTTATTTTTTTATTTACTCCGCTGTTCCAGTACCTGCTACATCAACCCCGTTTTAAATGGATCATTCTTGTCCTGATTGTGGCACCGTTGATCATCTCCAGAACCACTATTCCTGCATTTTTAAGTCTGCAAACGCTGATTTATTTTTCCGGAGCTTACGTGTTTGGCATGTGGGTCGGGAAGGATTACAACCGGACATTGGCCATCATCAGCCGTTATCGTGGCTGGTTATGGTGCATCGCGGTTGCCGGCTCGCTGGCATTGACACTGCTGATTCTACAGCGGTATGAATCCAGTCATCTGATTGCCTGGGACCAGACCATTGTGTATCTGCAAAAGACCGCACTGATCTGTCTGATCCTGCATTACTTTTCCAGACACGAGGCGGTATTACCGAGATTTCTGAACCTGCTGGGCACGTACGCATTCGCCATTTATTTTCTGCATCTGGCATTCACTTACCTTGTTGCCAGAGGGCTTACCGGTCTGATATCACAGCATCAGGATTTGTTGACACTGGCATTGAGCGGGTTATTGGTACTGACAGCCAGCATTGCTTTGAGCATCGTTATCAGCAAAATTATTCGCCTGTTGTTAGGCCGTCGTTCGCGAATACTGATTGGCGTTTAG
- a CDS encoding mannose-1-phosphate guanylyltransferase/mannose-6-phosphate isomerase has translation MIPVILSGGSGSRLWPLSRKLYPKQFLSLTGSQTMFQQTLERLPVESEPAIVICNEEHRFIVAEQLQQIGYQAGAIMLEPVGKNTAPAVAIAAMEILQRGQDELMLVLPADHHIADIDKFWSALTRAEHAARDGNLVLFGIEPDGPETGYGYVHKGATLSESVFKVASFAEKPDVATAQNYLDSGEYLWNSGMFVMSATIYLEQLQRYEPDMYETCRKVFESSVSDLDFKRLPEAEFCRCPENSIDYAVMERTDKAVVVPLQAGWSDVGAWSSLWDVHEKDAQDNVLLGDVVTHEARGCLVRGHDKLVALVGVEDVMVIDTQDAVMVVHRDNVQAVKTLVNTLTTQQRSETLMHREVFRPWGSYDSVDMGERFQVKRIKVKPGASLSLQKHHHRAEHWIVVQGTAQVTCGQETFLLAENESTYIPVGEVHRLVNPGKIMLELIEVQSGSYLGEDDIVRLQDNYGRLASIEDAEPQVANA, from the coding sequence ATGATTCCAGTGATACTTTCAGGTGGCAGCGGGTCTCGGTTGTGGCCGCTTTCGCGTAAGCTTTACCCCAAACAGTTTCTGTCGTTGACCGGTTCCCAAACCATGTTTCAGCAAACTCTGGAACGGTTGCCGGTTGAATCAGAACCTGCCATTGTCATATGTAATGAGGAACATCGTTTTATTGTCGCCGAGCAGTTACAACAGATCGGCTATCAGGCCGGTGCCATTATGCTTGAGCCCGTAGGTAAAAATACCGCACCAGCCGTGGCAATTGCAGCAATGGAAATCTTGCAACGCGGGCAGGATGAGTTAATGCTGGTTTTGCCCGCAGATCATCATATTGCCGATATCGACAAATTCTGGAGCGCCTTGACCAGAGCCGAGCATGCTGCCAGGGACGGCAACCTTGTGTTATTTGGCATCGAACCGGACGGGCCGGAAACCGGCTATGGTTATGTTCATAAGGGCGCAACCTTGTCTGAATCGGTTTTCAAAGTGGCATCGTTTGCCGAAAAACCCGATGTTGCGACGGCACAGAATTATCTGGATAGCGGCGAGTATCTTTGGAACAGTGGCATGTTCGTGATGAGCGCAACTATTTATCTGGAACAGTTACAACGCTATGAGCCGGACATGTATGAAACTTGTCGAAAAGTGTTTGAAAGCAGTGTAAGCGATCTGGATTTTAAACGGTTGCCGGAAGCAGAGTTTTGCCGTTGCCCGGAAAACTCCATTGACTATGCCGTGATGGAACGGACTGACAAAGCCGTAGTTGTGCCGTTACAGGCTGGCTGGAGTGATGTCGGTGCCTGGTCTTCTCTCTGGGATGTGCATGAAAAGGACGCCCAGGACAACGTGCTGTTGGGCGATGTCGTTACCCATGAAGCCCGTGGCTGCCTGGTGCGGGGGCACGATAAACTGGTCGCCCTGGTAGGGGTCGAGGATGTTATGGTGATCGATACCCAGGATGCTGTCATGGTAGTGCATCGTGACAACGTGCAGGCGGTCAAAACGCTGGTCAATACGTTGACGACACAGCAGCGCAGTGAAACCCTGATGCATCGGGAAGTGTTCAGACCCTGGGGCAGTTATGATTCGGTGGATATGGGAGAGCGTTTCCAGGTCAAACGGATCAAAGTCAAACCCGGTGCCAGCCTGTCATTGCAAAAACATCATCATCGGGCCGAACACTGGATTGTGGTACAGGGAACCGCTCAGGTGACTTGTGGTCAGGAAACCTTCCTGTTAGCAGAAAACGAATCCACCTATATACCGGTTGGTGAAGTACATCGCCTCGTCAACCCTGGCAAAATTATGCTCGAACTGATCGAGGTTCAGTCTGGCAGTTATCTGGGCGAAGACGATATTGTTCGTTTGCAGGATAACTATGGACGCCTTGCTTCGATCGAAGATGCCGAACCACAGGTTGCCAACGCCTGA
- a CDS encoding TrkH family potassium uptake protein yields MQNSSRLITILRICSFLVLLYSLSMPLPVFVGLLFGEHHLHGFLITFAFAFIAGLLGWQLTGRDEMNLKTRDGFLVAVLFWVIFSAISTMPLYLDSRLGLSLTDAIFEGVSGITTTGASVLDDIDHLPKSILFYRAQLNFLGGLGIIVLAIAVMPFLDIGGAKLYQSEMPGPMKEEKFTPRLTDTARDLWMIYAGLAACGMVAYRLAGMNWFDAVCHSLSTVSLGGFSTHADSLGYYQNPAIELVGGTYSILAALNFSLYFLALHRRSLRPIFHNSEARFFMLIISLVITLVCLELARTQTFALPQAFVHGFFQTASIMTDNGLGAAHYPDWPAHIVILLLGASFFGGCVGSTAGGIKAMRFLLLYRLSSQEIKQLIHPDAVFRTKVGRHSVSDRVIRSVWALFFLYIFFSCAFVWGLMIIGHDFATAFGTVAACINNMGVGYGDTAAGFGPLKEPGKWLMCVAMIFGRLEIFPILIVFSRTFWRF; encoded by the coding sequence ATGCAAAACAGCTCTCGTCTGATCACGATTCTGCGAATCTGCAGCTTTCTGGTGTTGCTCTACAGTCTGTCCATGCCCCTTCCTGTTTTTGTCGGGCTATTGTTCGGTGAACACCATCTGCACGGTTTTCTGATTACCTTTGCATTTGCATTCATCGCCGGCCTGCTGGGCTGGCAGTTGACCGGCCGGGATGAGATGAACCTGAAAACCCGTGACGGGTTCCTGGTCGCAGTTCTGTTCTGGGTGATTTTTTCTGCCATCAGTACCATGCCATTGTATCTTGACAGTCGTTTGGGGCTGTCACTGACTGATGCCATCTTTGAGGGTGTCTCCGGTATTACCACCACCGGCGCTTCTGTGCTGGATGATATCGACCACCTGCCCAAATCCATTCTGTTTTATCGCGCCCAGCTTAATTTTCTGGGAGGTCTGGGGATCATTGTGCTGGCCATCGCGGTGATGCCGTTTCTGGATATCGGCGGTGCCAAACTGTATCAATCTGAAATGCCGGGGCCGATGAAGGAAGAGAAGTTCACTCCCCGACTAACCGACACCGCCCGTGATTTATGGATGATTTATGCAGGCCTGGCCGCCTGTGGCATGGTTGCTTACCGGCTGGCGGGCATGAACTGGTTCGATGCGGTGTGTCACAGCCTGTCAACGGTTTCCCTGGGAGGTTTTTCAACCCACGCAGACAGCCTCGGGTATTATCAAAACCCCGCCATTGAGCTGGTCGGCGGCACTTACTCTATACTCGCTGCACTGAACTTCTCGCTATACTTTCTGGCCCTGCACCGGCGCAGTCTGCGGCCGATATTTCATAATTCCGAGGCACGTTTTTTCATGCTGATCATCAGTCTGGTGATCACCCTGGTGTGTCTGGAGCTTGCGCGTACCCAGACATTTGCACTGCCACAGGCATTCGTACACGGCTTTTTTCAGACCGCATCCATCATGACAGACAACGGCCTGGGCGCCGCCCACTATCCGGACTGGCCGGCACACATTGTCATCTTGTTACTGGGAGCGAGCTTTTTTGGTGGTTGTGTCGGCTCAACCGCTGGAGGCATCAAGGCCATGCGGTTTTTGCTGCTGTATCGTCTGAGCAGTCAGGAAATCAAACAGCTCATTCACCCTGATGCGGTTTTCCGTACCAAAGTGGGCCGACACTCGGTATCGGACCGGGTGATTCGTTCAGTCTGGGCATTGTTTTTTCTGTATATCTTCTTCAGCTGTGCATTTGTGTGGGGGCTGATGATCATCGGCCACGATTTTGCGACGGCATTTGGAACCGTGGCCGCATGCATCAATAACATGGGGGTCGGATACGGTGATACCGCGGCAGGATTCGGTCCTTTGAAAGAACCTGGCAAGTGGCTGATGTGTGTCGCGATGATCTTTGGCCGACTGGAAATATTCCCGATCCTGATCGTTTTCTCCCGCACCTTCTGGCGTTTCTAA